The sequence ATTGGTATATTCATAAATGATCCACGTTAGTGTCATTATTGTCTCGAAGTAAAATCATAGCACCAGCCGACAAATACCAGTAGTAACCCTCACGAAAATTTATTGGATGCATCATCCCGTTAATATTGTAAGCACAGAGAGCGATTAAATAAAAAAGTTCATACGGACACTCTTCGACAAGATTTTTTTTACCTTTGAATCTTCGAATCAATGCAGACAAAAGTACTACGTTAAAAGTATTGCATAATATGAAACCAACAAATCCGGTTTCTGCCAGTTGTTGTATGAAAAAGTTATGAATTGGAAAAGTTATCCCATCCAATTTGAAAGGAAATGTTTCATATTCATCTATTTTCCATTTTGAAGTCCCATATCCGACACCCAAAATCGGATGTGTTTTCCACATGTTAAATCCGCCACGCAAAGATAAAAACCTTCCAATATCACTCATATTCGCCACATCCATTTTTTCTCTTTTCACCCTTTTCATCATCATAGTTCCAAATAGTATTCCGACAATGCAACATAATAGTACGCCAACAATTATTATTCTCCTATTTTTCGTTCCCAATATTACTAATGTTATTACAAAAAAATAAGCTAAATATACACTTCTTTGAACCAGTAGGATTATGTTAACAAAAAGTAATAATATTCCAGCGGAAAAAAAAATTTTTTTTACCTTTGATTTTTCGTTAAATAATAGTATTATAAGATAAGTACTAACTATATCCGATAAACAACCTAAATAAACTCTGTTTTCAAAAAAAGCAGATATTTCGCCAAATCCCCAAATTATGTTAGAATACGATGCAACACTATTATAAAATACGAGACCTGTCAATGCATAAATCAATATTTTATGGTCATTGTTTTTAATTGTATATAACATTAATAAAAGCACAATAAAATAGTAAGTAAAAAAACCGAATTCGATCATGGCTTCCCGTGTATTTTCATCAATATTAATAACTATGCTTAATAAGCATAAGGTAACATATAAACTTAATATGATAACAAGTTTATTTATAGGAACATCAAATTTTCTTTTCACAAAAACCGGAATCGTCAAAACAATAACCATAAAAAAGAAAAAATATTTAAGATATATGTGGGCGTAATGATACAGATTTTCCGGTATATAATTAACATATTTCGGCGGAACATAAAAAATTGTCCCTATAAAAATCATAGCGAAAAATACAACTTTTATATTTATTTTTGAGGCAATAAACGCAAAAAGATTCAAAAATTTATCTGTCATTAGCCATCCATTTTAAGTAATATCTTGATTTTTTAATTTAACATAAAATATTTTGTTGGTACGTAAAAAGTAAAGGAGTAAATGTCGCTATGAAGGAATCTATGCTTGAAGTGAGCGGTTTATACAAAAATTACGGGAAATTTTGCGCCGTAAAAAATCTTGATTTTTCCGTAAACAAAGGAGAAGTGTTCGGATTTTTAGGCCCAAACG is a genomic window of Chitinispirillales bacterium containing:
- a CDS encoding O-antigen ligase family protein encodes the protein MTDKFLNLFAFIASKINIKVVFFAMIFIGTIFYVPPKYVNYIPENLYHYAHIYLKYFFFFMVIVLTIPVFVKRKFDVPINKLVIILSLYVTLCLLSIVINIDENTREAMIEFGFFTYYFIVLLLMLYTIKNNDHKILIYALTGLVFYNSVASYSNIIWGFGEISAFFENRVYLGCLSDIVSTYLIILLFNEKSKVKKIFFSAGILLLFVNIILLVQRSVYLAYFFVITLVILGTKNRRIIIVGVLLCCIVGILFGTMMMKRVKREKMDVANMSDIGRFLSLRGGFNMWKTHPILGVGYGTSKWKIDEYETFPFKLDGITFPIHNFFIQQLAETGFVGFILCNTFNVVLLSALIRRFKGKKNLVEECPYELFYLIALCAYNINGMMHPINFREGYYWYLSAGAMILLRDNNDTNVDHL